The genomic DNA ATGAGCAGGGTTCAAAATGGCTTTACACATCTGATGAACTAGTGGAGGTGACTTCACGAGATCAAGCTTTATCAAGTTGTGCTTACATGCTTTTCTATGAGCGGGCTAATAGGTAGCATGATGATTTCTATCAAAATCAAATGATGAAATAATTGTTCAGCAATGATGCTGTGCTTCATGCAAGTAAAACACATTTGATCAGAAGGAATAGCCTGAATGCTACCAATATGTCACAAGAAAGAACAAGTTAACATCCTCACTGTGTAGAGTGTAATAACTTTAATGGGTAGACAAGACAATTTGTTATAATATCTAATTACAATCAACAGCTATTTTCAAAGTGTTTCTATGACAAACTATATCCAATATGTTTTAACTACAAACAGCATAACATATAGTTCTAATTCTTCAAAAGGTTTGCAGCAAAAGGTTAAAAAGGAAAGTACGTTGAATATTAGCATAGTTTGATTGCAGTTTGAGAAGTTCTTGATGAAACTTGGACAAGAGAAGCCTTTTGTTATTTCAACAGTGAAGCCATTGACATGGTAAATTTTCTCCTTAAATTCAGTACACAGATACTTTTTAGGAAATTTTTATCTagaaaaaatgtaacaaatggAATGATCTCATCCAAATGAACCTGTGTGCACAAAATTGGCATAAATCTTCAAACATCACATTTCTAAAGGAAAAGTATTTATGTCTTGTTTTGTTGGAAACTTGTTCTATTGTTCTACAAATTAATGCCATACGTTTATGGCAAAAGCAAAAGGTACTGTCCTTTCCAGACACTGGCTTAGACTTCAAATGTCCCACTATGCCTTGGGTGGTATTGCCTCAGCTCCATGCTGTACTCCACCTGGTGCAGTGGCAGAGTACTGGGGTGGAGGATAGTGGCCCATTGGGGCTGCAGCATTCTGTGCAGGATATTGTCCAGGTTGAGCCATAGGGTACTGGACTGGGTAGCCCTCTCCAGTGTACTGAGGGGCAGTGTAGACCACAGTAGACTGGGTACCGGATGGCTGCTGGACTACAACGACTGCTCCAGGCTGCTATAATGAATAGAAATGAAATAGGGAACTGGACATTGTAGTTTCAACGGAGATGCTCATGAGATAAGAACTCCATTAAACCATTACTAACAAAAACAGTCATTAAAGCATGAAGTAAACTGATTAATAGTATTCGCTCATTCGCTCTTACGAAGGGCCAACGcctgaaatgtcagctttgaaactctttacagtggccaatttacattatcaactcagttaataaaaccagaTTATTTTGTTATGCTtccccaccaacgcagcaccacagtttccttagaaacttaaccccttcaTTCTTTTCTTCTGTCGTGCTTGTGATACCCACAATCCCTCAAATTGCCATGGCTTGTATTCATGGGTGCATGCGGTGCGGCCGCAATTCTTTTGATGCACAAACGCCCAAAGTCACTTGTAGTCTGCAGGACGTGCGTTCTCCGCACGAGAGATGAGACAGGTAAAGGTTTGCCAGAAGCCTGACATTTTCATTGTACGATCCCTTGCAGAACCCTCACCGCGGCACACGATTTCTCGTGAGTGAAGAAACTTGTCCTGTAGTGCTAATGATGAGGGTAGTTCGCAGGCTAAGTCAGCGGGGAATGAAATTACTGGGCAAGAGAAAATGAttaaagataaacaaatataaCGATCAAACTTTACTACCTGAGTTCTTGCGCAACATGTTCCCATACATCCCAGAACAGAGCCAGCAAGTGAGATGACGGTACCAAAGGCGGAAAAAATTGTCATTGACAGGAAGAGGCTGTCGATGGCGGTGATCGGGTCACATGTTTCCACTGACAAAAGACAGCAGCGAAAATTGCTAGCAAAGGATCTAGTAAGTCTCTATGAAACAGTTACAGTCTTTTAAAGGCTAGTGATCAGGTTGGAGGTTCTGCTGGGCTTAATTTTATAGAAATGTATATTAAATAATTGCCTCAACCAAAGAAATCAACCGATAAATGAATTTCACGTATAATTTTTGGCAAACAAGGGATCTGCATTAACTTTTTTGTTACTCTGAAGTGTACCCCAGTCTTacgtttcttttttaaataatttgacaCTGTCCCACTGTCCAtatcccccctcctcccccagGAGAACATTTTCGTCATGTTTAATTGCATTTTGCTGTTTATCATCCTGAATAGAGTGTACTTCTTGATCGGAAGCTTCAAACAAGGTCCTTAACTTGACTGTATGTACCACAGTTTAATTACTTGCGCGGTGCTACTAAATATTTGCTCCTTAACTCTAATTTTAAAACTTCCGTCTCGGAATGCTAATAGATGCTCTCTAAGGATGATGTTCCACAATTGTTGCCGTAGAAATGGTTAGGAATGAACAAACTTATTCTAAGAAAGGATGAGGTCTTGTCTTTTCTTTTGAAGACTTTAAAACGGGTCAAGGTTTGAAGGTCTAAGCGACACACCCATACCCAAGCTTCTTCAAAGTCTTAACCGCTTCCCCTCCACGCCCAGGCAACTCACCCTCAGCCGTTGTGGGTAGACATGAATTTAGAGGGATATCGTCCGTAAATGGAGGTTGTGGCATACGGGAGATCGTGTAAGACTTTATAAGGAAGTCTTTTCTAACTTATAGAATGTgcatcaatttttgtttttcagcgGAAGGGAGAACATCGCGAAGCGAGCGTGAGGGGTGAGATTCGCGAGGAAAGAGCTCCTGTCGCGCGTGTCTCACCTCGCGCTTGCCTCGCAAAAATGTCACCCGTCACGTCAAGGATTCTCACGAAGAGGCCGCTGATAGAGTCGAGCTTTCCGCATTCGAGAACGTCCTTGAGCGTCCTTAACTGTTGTTAAGTACTGAATTGTGCGGTACTTACGATCCATGGGAATCCTTTGTCCGTCGGTGGCTCGACAGTGACATCTTCCAGCAACGATATGACAGCCTGTAGCGTCCCTGAACAGACGCCATAAAATATATCCCAAGGCGGCAATAATGGTCTGGATCCCCACAACAATCACCAAGATTATACACGTCACAAGGAAAGCTACCATCtgcaaagaaaacaacagacagtccttaaaaaaaataacaacaacaagaacaacaacaaagtaacaaaattaTTGAAAGTGCATAGATGAGTACGTGATATTTCTCCCCTGTTTTTTGCCTTGGCTTTCtaacatttttaatatcaaaTGGTGAAGAGGAGAGGAACGCTGGTTCGTGCTGATACTAGAGCATTCGTAGGCTTCGAAATAATTCTACAATGTTTCACTTTCTGCCTGTTGAAACAGTTTGATGTGCTAACTGCTGAGTTGAACACGACTCAAACAGTTTGTAgaacaaaagacaaaatcagcatgttttttgtttctttgtagtggatcaattcatcttttttaagTTGATCCTATGATCAAAGTTTGCCTTTACTTCAACACTCAGGGCCgattatttacacgaggtctgccccaaaccgcggttttacaCGAATAGTGAACCTTACGTATTTTCTATAAGAGCGTTGTTTCAGTAAATAAATGTCCTTGCACTTCTAGCTTTCGGTCCTCCCGCCAATGTTCACAAAAATTAATACCGGTTCAGTtaaagattcagctaaattcaagatagtttagaacgcagttttgttaaaaaacGGCTAAATTTGTTAGACAGTGATGTGGCGTTCTATGGCGGTCCTAATGCTCCAAATGGCAAAAACCTTTACTGGAAACCAAATAAGCACAGCCGGGATGCAAAACGAATCGTCAAAAGAACAGAGGCCTATGTGGACAACTTTAAGGATCTCGACGACAATAAAGAGATACAttaaatttgaataaagaaagagagtAATTCTTGTAACAATGTAAGTCGACATTTAAGCtacttttcagttttaatgtactctttctcaaaatttttttatttgggcTTACATTGATTACTTTCAAAACTGCTTTTTGTGTAGTTTGTATCGATTTCTACACTTctactgaaaataatttaattgataTTAAATGTATTTTGATGAAACTGGAAAAGTAAGAAATTCTTTTCATTCAGTACCATTCTTCTCTCTTGCAGTCTAGCAGTCATAAAGatcaaagaaacaagaaacagtCATCGTATTTGATAAAATGTAAACAATCTCCTGTTACATAttacgaaaataaaaacattaatgaCACTTACGATACCCTTGTTTCTATATCGCCATATGAACAATCCCATTGCAGCGGCCAAGAGTAACtgtaaaaaaagacaaatgaacaATGAGCGCCCTTCTGAAGTCAAACGTCGCGCTCTTCTGAAGTCAAACTTCGCTTTAATTTGTCAATTCTCCTTAATCGTCTTTATCCTTTATCCTATCCTTTAAGGTGTATTAGCCATCGTAATCCCCTCACTGTCCTGCTAAGGAAGATCGAACTGAAACATCCCCCCACCCTTGGGGAACTCGTATCACTGGGGAGGTTGTCATTTGTGATTTCGTTCCATAAGCCCTGTAAACCCTTATGGAAGTTAGCAAGTCATTTCTCCTTACGTTAgcatccttgaatcaaacatcaaggtcatgagaataaaggaaatggtcgaCAATTTCAAAAGAAGATCTACTCAGCGATTGCTAAACGAGCTCCTCATGTCCTGACTGGCACCAGCGGAAATGTACATAGAACAGTATTAAGAATACATGGATGCTATTTTTAGAGTGAGAATCAGTAGTTATGTTTAATTCTGTTTTTTCTACTCAAGTTCTCTCACTTATCTCTGCGCATGAAACCAGCACATGAAAATCGAGCGAAGTGTCGgatgataaaaacaaacttggTTTAATTCAAAACGGGATGTCTACATTAGAATTGATATCttgatgtaaattattaaccttattattattaactcccatgagagaccaaaacagaatttctccttacaatatcaataaaatatcaaccagataagtgatgaaaataaagaaaaatatcaatttgtggaTAAGTCGATCAAATACTatattctctgaactaacattataagaaatgtatggttgacagtaaggagaatgacaattTTGAtgtaggagttaaagggttaacttgccGGTAGAGACCTCGTCATTTTGTTCATGTACGTAGAAATGTCAGTAATGAGAGAGCGTTATGTCACCTGTGCAAACGAGTAAGAGAACGTATCCATGCAATGaatacattaaaaacattttggtagCGTGCCAAATCTGAAACAGGGCGTTGAACGGCGGCATTCTCTGCCTGATGACGTCAACCCTCCGAATCTTCTCAGAGGATGCATTTCATCAGATCTCTCGCGAGGATGAAATTTTGTCAAATATAAGTTaacttggaaaaatatttttgatataCTATAGATTAAACGATTGTTTACAAAGCTGTCCTTTTACGCAAGTTCGCTTTATCCTCTCAGTCTGAAAATTGACCGCCCGAGCAATATAAATTACCCCTTTTAGAATGCCTTGATGCCCCGAAAATCATATGTGCACGTCTGGGAAATTTATGGAGGTCTCAATCACTTTTGTCAGTGTTTATCTATAAACGTGTCATCGACGCTTGAATTATGTACAGGCTGAATTAATTGTTGCATCCGCACTTTTGCGCTAGGAGTACGAAATGGAGGCGATATACTTCTCCATTGCGAACTGAATTTTGCCGGACTTAAGTGATGACTTTGTTGTACATAAGCGTCTTGGATTCTAAGGGataaaaagctgaaaatagATTAGATTGAATACAGGCTCAGCCGCGTGCTCGAGTATATTAAAAATGAACTGCTATTCAAAGTTGAATGGTTGAGAAGTTCGTATTTATTTTCGGGCTTTGTTGAAGAGAATACAAAGTCAAGTTTCACGCGAAGGTGAATTAAAATGTCGTTCAAAGTATATTTCGCAAACTTCGTCTGCTGAGAGGAACATTTTTTTCGTTACATCTTTCAACAATAGCTTGACGGGTTGGCATAAAATGGAGGCGATAAGATTTCTTAGACCTTGTATTTGTGCACGTACTCGCTGTGATTTTATTAAGTCTTGCTAATACCAACGTTGCCAACAGAACACAATAttgaagaataagaaaaattataacttAAACTTACGCCAAAGCCTGACCACAGACCATGGCCTCCATAGCCCTTGTATCCAAGCCAAATAAATCCACAGATACAATTTCCAAAGCCACATACACCGGCTGCGACACTGATAATTCCTGTCGACTTCGCCAATCCAGGTTCCACAGTATTCGACATGGTGTTTAATCAATCTCTTCGCTCTACGATGGTTGTTTTCGCtcgtctctctctctctgtaaCCCAATGCAAGATCAAGTCGAAAGGATTTTTTACTCCTAAACGAGAGTTTCACCTGTTATCTGTCGTATATGCAAATTACTAACTCAACAAACAAGTaaattctgttttgttcttcGCTAGTTTGATTAAGGCGGGATAAAAATCTTTCACCCTCGACTTTCAAGACTAATAGCTCTTAAAGTGTGTGACAAAATTGCAATATGGGTTCAAACACTTTGGATTTTTGACAAATACTTGACGTTTATCGATcactttttaattatttaaaaagaacTTGCATCTCTGgtcaattcaaatattttaaaacccACTTGATTTTGATTTGCATATCCCTTCCATTGACGAAGAATCTTAAGTGATGATGCAGGGATGAATTTGACTTCTTCGATACCACAtggcataaaaaaaattatgcaggTTTTCAATTCTGAGGATTTGCAGGAAGTCCTTGATCCACAAAAACGGTTCTTTGGGGAAAAATATCGTAAAATAAGGCTCGAAAAAAGAAAGGTTACCTTTTTTTGTAAGTAGCAACAAATGAGCAAGATATCGATAATATCgccaaaagggaaaaaactatCCCTCTCCTGGGAAATTTATGTAGGACGCAAGAAAAGTGCGAATTGTCTCTCTTTGGTCCAGCAGGTCTTACCTTTAATCTTCGTAGCCTCAAGGACACCACTTGAGCAGTTCACGGCCAAAAAGGACAAGAAAATACTATTTCGTCCTTTTAACTATTTCATATTCGGAAGAGATGAAGGGCTTTGACTGTGGATCTCTAAGTCGGTGTTTATTATACTTTTATTATTActtctatttatctattttttatcGAGAAGTTTCTTCACAAGGAGATGGGAATAGTTTCGAGccgggaaaaggaaaaaaattaaaactaggAAATGAATATTTCTTATGGCTTGTGTTAAGTTTCATCTTACATcgataaacttttcttttacaaaatcagTCAGAAAAGATCCAACATCAGAAGGAACTGTCAATCAGAAGGAATCGTACGAACTCGGAAGCGAAGAAAGACTAAATACAAATCTGAAAATTATATTAATCGGCATTAATAGTAAAAATGAACACGGACGAATATGGATGTAAAGTACATGTGAGTGTCTTATTGAATATCTTCGCCATCTAGAAAATAAAGCAACTTGTTCAACTCCGGGCAGCTTCGTATTACGTCATCATACTGGTGAAGGACCTGTAGAGAGAGAAATTATATCACTGAACTTGATAATTTAATAGTTATGGAATGCAACGCCATGATAAATTACCCATCTCTTGCAATACTTACGAGTCTAATCTTTTCTACCAAGCCATCCAGTCGAAAAATTTCAGTCTCTGCTTTTCGGATGTTACTCTCAAGGACACGCATCTGAAGGAAAGAGACTGGGAGTGAGAAGTGCAGAGGGGAGGAGATGAGGGGAGGGGTATGTGGAATCATAAGGAAGGGGGCGTGGGGGCAGGATTACGATAAACCCTCTCCGCAAGATCTTTACCTTCGACTCTGTTCTACATTTGTATTCAATCATATGATCCTGTGTTTCGAGTCGATATGTCACGGACTTCTCTTTCAGCTTACGAACCTGGAGAAAAACAGTGCAGTTGTTAGATAGACACATCTCTAACCTGGGTATCTATTTTAATAGGAATACTCTTGGCTTTCATTTCAACACATAATTTTGGATCAAAGAAACTTACCCAGTTAGGCTGACAGACCGACAGACCGTCTGACACACTAAGATACTAACAGAGCA from Pocillopora verrucosa isolate sample1 chromosome 2, ASM3666991v2, whole genome shotgun sequence includes the following:
- the LOC131782572 gene encoding uncharacterized protein isoform X2, which gives rise to MSNTVEPGLAKSTGIISVAAGVCGFGNCICGFIWLGYKGYGGHGLWSGFGLLLAAAMGLFIWRYRNKGIMVAFLVTCIILVIVVGIQTIIAALGYILWRLFRDATGCHIVAGRCHCRATDGQRIPMDLETCDPITAIDSLFLSMTIFSAFGTVISLAGSVLGCMGTCCARTQPGAVVVVQQPSGTQSTVVYTAPQYTGEGYPVQYPMAQPGQYPAQNAAAPMGHYPPPQYSATAPGGVQHGAEAIPPKA
- the LOC131782572 gene encoding uncharacterized protein isoform X1; this translates as MSNTVEPGLAKSTGIISVAAGVCGFGNCICGFIWLGYKGYGGHGLWSGFGLLLAAAMGLFIWRYRNKGIMVAFLVTCIILVIVVGIQTIIAALGYILWRLFRDATGCHIVAGRCHCRATDGQRIPMDLETCDPITAIDSLFLSMTIFSAFGTVISLAGSVLGCMGTCCARTQQPGAVVVVQQPSGTQSTVVYTAPQYTGEGYPVQYPMAQPGQYPAQNAAAPMGHYPPPQYSATAPGGVQHGAEAIPPKA